The Acidobacteriota bacterium genome includes a window with the following:
- a CDS encoding metal-sensitive transcriptional regulator → METTVEIDEQVQKNALRRLSIIEGQVRGLRRMVEENSGCVEILTQISAIHEALRAAGKVIVRHHIETCVTEGLLTNKKQQHQDELMDLIYKLSK, encoded by the coding sequence ATGGAAACGACGGTCGAAATCGACGAGCAGGTTCAGAAAAACGCCCTTCGGCGGCTGAGCATCATCGAGGGTCAGGTGCGCGGACTGCGGCGAATGGTGGAGGAGAACTCGGGTTGCGTCGAGATTCTCACTCAGATTTCCGCCATCCACGAGGCTCTCCGGGCCGCCGGCAAGGTGATCGTGCGGCACCACATCGAGACCTGTGTTACCGAAGGGCTGCTCACAAACAAGAAACAGCAACATCAGGACGAATTGATGGACCTGATCTACAAGTTGAGCAAGTGA